The following proteins come from a genomic window of Nostoc sp. TCL26-01:
- a CDS encoding Uma2 family endonuclease: MSETTFPVPLIENPPTQAELPYDDGVPMESARHKAQMDLLIDALIPWLSNREDGFVGGNMFVYYSLAQLRNQDFRGPDFFVVLGVPQGERKSWVVWEEGKAPDVVIELLSDSTASVDRNEKKLIYQNQMRVPEYFWYDPFHPDDWAGFSIQQRVYQPLVVNNRQQLVSESLGLALQRWQGNYKGIDATWLRWATLSGELLPTPEEQEHQRAEQERQRAEQERQRADKAEAQFLQTVQNLLAGGMTVEQVASITGMDVSAIASLSTIL, translated from the coding sequence ATGTCAGAAACTACTTTTCCTGTACCTCTGATTGAAAATCCCCCCACGCAAGCAGAACTTCCCTATGATGATGGTGTGCCAATGGAGAGTGCTAGGCATAAAGCACAGATGGACTTGCTGATAGATGCCTTAATCCCTTGGTTGTCAAACAGGGAAGATGGGTTTGTCGGCGGCAATATGTTTGTTTACTACAGTCTGGCGCAGTTGCGAAATCAAGACTTTAGAGGGCCAGACTTTTTTGTCGTGTTGGGTGTCCCTCAAGGTGAGCGCAAAAGTTGGGTAGTTTGGGAAGAAGGAAAAGCACCGGATGTTGTGATTGAGCTACTTTCTGACAGTACAGCCAGCGTAGATAGAAATGAGAAAAAGCTGATTTATCAAAATCAAATGCGTGTACCAGAATATTTCTGGTATGATCCGTTTCACCCAGATGATTGGGCAGGTTTTTCTATTCAACAAAGAGTTTACCAACCCCTAGTTGTTAATAATCGCCAGCAATTAGTGAGTGAATCTTTGGGGTTAGCGTTGCAGCGTTGGCAGGGAAATTACAAAGGAATTGATGCGACGTGGTTGCGGTGGGCAACTTTGTCAGGGGAATTACTACCCACACCAGAAGAACAGGAACACCAACGAGCCGAACAGGAACGCCAGCGAGCCGAACAGGAACGCCAACGAGCCGACAAGGCTGAAGCGCAGTTTTTACAAACGGTGCAAAATTTACTGGCGGGTGGAATGACGGTAGAACAGGTAGCTAGTATTACAGGTATGGATGTATCAGCGATCGCATCTTTATCAACCATTCTTTGA
- the ychF gene encoding redox-regulated ATPase YchF, with translation MLRAGIVGLPNVGKSTLFNAVVANAKAEAANFPFCTIEPNVGVVAVPDERLNVLSTISGSAQIIPARVEFVDIAGLVKGASQGEGLGNQFLSHIREVDAIVHVVRCFENDDIIHVAGSVDPARDIEIISIELGLADLSQIERRIERTRKQARTSKDAQFEITVLEKLAAALNEGKSVRQVSLTEEEAAIIKGLGLLTSKPIIYAANVSEDDLATGNEFVEKVRQVAAQDNAQVVIVSAQVEAELVELPEEDKADFLASLGVKEGGLKSLITATYTLLGLRTYFTSGPKETRAWTINAGMSAPQAAGVIHSDFERGFIRAETVAYNDLVANGSINAAKEKGLVRSEGKEYIVQEGDVMLFRFNV, from the coding sequence ATGCTAAGAGCCGGAATTGTCGGACTTCCCAACGTCGGAAAATCTACTTTATTTAATGCTGTAGTTGCTAATGCCAAAGCAGAAGCAGCCAATTTCCCTTTCTGCACAATTGAACCAAATGTTGGTGTAGTTGCAGTACCAGATGAACGGTTAAATGTGCTGTCAACAATTTCCGGTTCGGCGCAAATTATCCCGGCCAGAGTTGAGTTTGTCGATATTGCCGGGTTAGTCAAAGGCGCAAGCCAAGGCGAAGGACTAGGTAATCAATTTCTGTCACATATCCGCGAAGTTGATGCGATCGTTCATGTGGTACGCTGTTTTGAGAATGATGATATTATTCACGTTGCTGGTTCGGTTGATCCGGCACGAGATATTGAAATCATCAGTATAGAACTTGGGTTAGCTGATTTATCTCAAATTGAACGGCGCATTGAACGTACTCGTAAGCAAGCTCGTACTAGCAAAGATGCACAATTTGAAATTACAGTGCTAGAAAAATTAGCTGCCGCTTTAAATGAAGGTAAATCAGTGCGGCAAGTAAGTTTAACTGAGGAAGAAGCAGCTATTATTAAAGGATTGGGGCTACTAACTAGTAAACCGATTATCTATGCTGCGAATGTTTCTGAAGATGACTTAGCTACAGGTAATGAATTTGTAGAAAAGGTAAGACAAGTTGCAGCCCAAGACAATGCTCAAGTTGTGATTGTTTCAGCGCAAGTGGAAGCTGAACTAGTAGAATTGCCAGAGGAAGATAAAGCCGATTTTCTAGCATCTTTAGGAGTTAAGGAAGGTGGGTTAAAGTCTCTAATCACTGCTACCTACACCTTATTAGGATTACGGACTTATTTCACCAGTGGCCCGAAAGAAACCCGCGCTTGGACGATTAATGCGGGAATGTCTGCACCCCAAGCCGCCGGTGTGATTCACTCTGATTTTGAACGGGGATTTATTCGCGCTGAAACCGTTGCTTACAATGATTTAGTCGCCAATGGTTCGATAAATGCAGCGAAAGAGAAAGGGTTGGTGCGTAGTGAAGGTAAAGAATATATTGTGCAAGAAGGAGATGTTATGTTGTTCCGATTTAATGTGTAA
- the nifH gene encoding nitrogenase iron protein: protein MSDERIRQIAFYGKGGIGKSTTSQNTLAAMAEVGQRILIVGCDPKADSTRLILHCKAQTTVLHLAAERGAVEDLELEEVVINGFRNIRCVESGGPEPGVGCAGRGIITAINFLEENGAYQDVDFVSYDVLGDVVCGGFAMPIREGKAQEIYIVTSGEMMAMFAANNIARGVLKYAHTGGVRLGGLICNSRKTDREDELISTLAARLSTQMIHFVPRDNIVQHAELRRMTVNEYAPDSNQANEYRTLADKIINNQNLAIPTPIEMDELEDLLIEFGILESEENAAKMVAQAQAQQEQEKQQEDAKGEALEALKKGNVEIVASEKK, encoded by the coding sequence ATGTCCGACGAAAGAATTAGACAGATTGCTTTTTATGGTAAGGGCGGTATCGGTAAATCTACCACATCTCAAAACACTCTTGCCGCAATGGCAGAAGTCGGTCAACGCATATTAATTGTAGGATGCGACCCTAAAGCTGACTCCACTCGCTTGATTCTTCACTGTAAAGCGCAAACTACCGTGTTACACTTGGCTGCGGAAAGAGGTGCAGTAGAAGACTTAGAACTCGAAGAAGTCGTCATCAATGGTTTTCGGAATATCAGATGTGTAGAATCTGGTGGGCCAGAACCCGGTGTAGGCTGTGCCGGTCGAGGTATTATCACTGCTATTAACTTTCTGGAAGAAAACGGAGCATACCAAGATGTAGATTTCGTCTCCTATGACGTACTAGGTGACGTTGTTTGCGGCGGTTTCGCTATGCCAATTCGAGAGGGGAAAGCGCAAGAAATTTACATCGTTACCTCTGGCGAAATGATGGCAATGTTTGCTGCCAATAACATTGCTCGTGGTGTTCTCAAGTATGCTCATACTGGTGGTGTGCGCTTAGGTGGTCTAATTTGTAATAGCCGGAAAACTGACCGAGAAGACGAATTAATTAGCACCTTGGCTGCACGGTTAAGCACACAGATGATTCACTTTGTCCCCCGCGACAACATTGTGCAACACGCTGAATTGCGCCGGATGACCGTGAATGAATATGCACCTGACAGCAATCAAGCTAATGAATACCGTACCTTGGCAGACAAGATTATCAACAATCAAAATCTTGCCATTCCTACACCCATTGAAATGGACGAGTTAGAGGATCTGCTGATTGAATTCGGTATCCTTGAAAGTGAAGAAAATGCTGCAAAAATGGTTGCTCAAGCACAAGCTCAACAAGAGCAAGAAAAGCAACAAGAAGATGCTAAAGGTGAAGCTTTAGAAGCTCTGAAAAAAGGCAATGTAGAAATTGTTGCTAGTGAGAAGAAATAG
- a CDS encoding DUF3598 family protein, with product MSTIREEMPVLARHEGDWVGTYTLIDTAGKILDQHESHLSCQFPKNDVYSYYQINRYKWADGKQEEHQFPGNYRDKILWFDTERIQGKAWEVDDYTVILWFAYKTVPAMYLYEMIQISPDNNYRARTWHWFKNDQIYQRTIIQEERLR from the coding sequence ATGTCTACAATTAGAGAAGAAATGCCTGTGCTTGCTCGTCATGAAGGTGATTGGGTGGGTACTTATACATTAATTGATACTGCTGGTAAAATCCTCGACCAGCATGAATCTCATTTAAGTTGTCAATTTCCTAAAAATGACGTTTATTCCTACTATCAAATTAATCGCTATAAGTGGGCTGATGGCAAGCAAGAAGAACATCAATTTCCGGGAAATTATCGGGATAAAATACTCTGGTTTGATACGGAACGAATTCAAGGTAAAGCTTGGGAAGTAGATGATTATACTGTGATTTTATGGTTTGCATATAAGACAGTACCAGCAATGTATTTATATGAAATGATTCAAATTAGTCCTGATAATAACTATCGCGCTCGTACTTGGCATTGGTTTAAAAATGATCAAATTTATCAACGTACTATAATTCAGGAGGAACGGTTAAGATAA
- a CDS encoding glutamate--cysteine ligase, translating to MVFSFGIEHEVAFLNQEGKFADFTCTKFADFHQIVEKLPTYPNDYLQLRVGDAGIRTKRWYIEGFERFADSDEVIDCISKGIEIRTTIHSSIHSAIQELLESFNLLHKVASEFGFSPILTSFNPYKINFQPEPPLNEYEIQQLQAYPDELTANIYMVSYGPDLNISVADLPIEKAIDIGKKLTYYSPYIVPFSYSSPFYQGSLWEGLSVRTFIRTGKRSAALVFVSEPEQLISSVPSLTKMARLPAEIGRIEFKAFDSCDDFSLYASLLALLKGLILDESLTGRAIVPDTDLHQLSAKFGFASADILANATKILQAAEMALKDDPDVELLAPLKVMLTTGKTISHTLRELFHKLGSIEAVLNHTYVKYRNSI from the coding sequence ATGGTATTCTCATTTGGAATTGAGCATGAAGTCGCTTTTCTCAACCAAGAAGGAAAGTTTGCTGACTTTACTTGTACAAAATTTGCAGATTTCCATCAAATTGTGGAAAAATTACCTACATACCCCAACGACTATTTACAACTGCGTGTGGGTGATGCCGGTATTAGAACTAAAAGATGGTATATCGAAGGATTTGAAAGATTTGCTGATTCAGATGAGGTGATTGATTGTATCTCGAAAGGTATAGAAATTAGAACAACTATTCATTCTAGTATTCATAGTGCTATTCAAGAATTATTAGAAAGTTTTAATTTATTACACAAAGTTGCATCTGAATTTGGCTTTTCCCCCATCTTAACTAGTTTTAATCCTTATAAAATAAATTTTCAGCCAGAACCACCATTAAATGAGTATGAAATTCAACAACTACAAGCTTACCCTGATGAACTGACTGCTAATATTTATATGGTTTCATACGGGCCGGATTTGAATATTTCAGTTGCCGATTTACCTATAGAAAAGGCAATTGATATCGGCAAAAAATTGACTTATTACAGTCCTTATATTGTGCCTTTTAGTTATAGTTCGCCTTTTTATCAGGGAAGTTTATGGGAAGGTTTATCAGTCAGGACATTTATAAGAACAGGCAAAAGATCAGCAGCACTAGTATTCGTCTCAGAACCAGAGCAACTAATTAGCAGTGTGCCATCATTAACAAAAATGGCTCGATTGCCTGCTGAGATAGGACGAATTGAGTTTAAAGCCTTTGATAGTTGTGATGATTTTTCTCTTTATGCTTCTTTGTTAGCGTTATTAAAAGGTCTGATTTTAGATGAATCTCTCACAGGTAGAGCAATTGTACCTGATACCGATTTACATCAATTATCAGCAAAGTTTGGTTTTGCTAGTGCTGATATTCTTGCCAACGCTACCAAGATTTTACAAGCAGCCGAGATGGCACTAAAAGATGATCCAGATGTCGAATTGTTAGCACCATTAAAAGTGATGTTGACAACAGGAAAAACCATATCACATACACTAAGAGAATTATTTCACAAATTGGGATCAATAGAAGCAGTATTGAATCATACCTATGTAAAATATAGGAATTCGATTTGA
- a CDS encoding substrate-binding domain-containing protein codes for MKQDSDLRNNLKSIRTRLGMSQQDLANIAGVTRQTISGVESGQYAPSVAITLRLAKALGCQVEDLFWLDKDLPEIEAILAKPVPSNQSLRLSLARVGGQWIAYPLLGKDAFRQDMIPADGESETQVGNSKVRVKLLDDNLEALHNTVVIAGCAPVISLWARATERWHPQLRVHFTFANSIAALHSLCRGEAHIAGMHLYDAKTGEYNVPFARDILAGREAVLITLGVWEEGLIVPSGNPKSFKTLGDLVAANATIVNREVGAGSRMLLEQQLQKEQIPLKAVQGFEHIVTSHQDVAQAVALGLVDAGISTASIAATFGLGFVPLHQSRYDLVILKEYLEEAPIQQLLSTLGHRMVHSQLEVLGGYDISKIGEVVATV; via the coding sequence ATGAAGCAGGATAGCGATCTCCGCAACAACTTAAAGTCAATCAGAACGCGCTTAGGCATGAGTCAACAAGATTTGGCAAATATAGCTGGTGTGACTCGTCAAACTATTAGTGGTGTAGAGTCGGGACAATATGCTCCTTCAGTGGCGATAACACTGCGCTTGGCTAAAGCACTCGGTTGTCAGGTTGAGGATTTATTCTGGTTAGACAAAGATTTACCGGAAATTGAGGCAATTTTAGCTAAACCTGTACCTAGTAATCAGTCTCTACGTTTGAGTTTGGCTAGAGTCGGTGGGCAATGGATAGCTTACCCTTTATTGGGTAAAGATGCGTTTCGCCAAGATATGATTCCGGCTGATGGGGAGAGTGAAACTCAAGTAGGTAATAGTAAAGTCCGGGTGAAGCTTTTAGATGATAATTTAGAAGCACTGCATAACACAGTTGTGATTGCTGGTTGTGCGCCTGTAATTTCGCTGTGGGCAAGAGCTACAGAACGTTGGCATCCACAATTGCGAGTTCACTTTACCTTTGCTAATAGCATAGCAGCATTGCACAGTCTATGCAGAGGTGAGGCTCATATTGCTGGAATGCACCTATATGATGCAAAAACGGGTGAGTATAATGTGCCGTTTGCGCGGGACATTTTGGCTGGGAGAGAAGCTGTTTTGATTACTCTTGGTGTTTGGGAAGAAGGCTTAATAGTTCCATCAGGTAATCCCAAAAGCTTCAAGACATTGGGAGATTTAGTAGCAGCAAATGCAACCATTGTTAATCGTGAAGTTGGTGCTGGTAGTCGGATGCTATTAGAACAACAACTGCAAAAAGAGCAAATACCGTTAAAAGCAGTTCAAGGATTTGAGCATATTGTTACCAGTCATCAAGATGTTGCTCAAGCTGTAGCACTGGGGTTAGTTGATGCAGGGATTAGTACTGCATCCATTGCTGCTACCTTTGGCTTGGGATTTGTACCTCTGCATCAGTCACGATATGACTTAGTAATTCTCAAAGAATATTTAGAAGAAGCACCGATTCAACAGTTATTGAGTACTTTAGGACATCGGATGGTTCACTCACAATTAGAAGTTCTCGGTGGCTATGACATCAGCAAAATTGGGGAAGTGGTAGCGACTGTATAG
- the hisS gene encoding histidine--tRNA ligase — MAKIDKINFSTPSGFPEFLPSEKRLESYLLDVIRKVYESYGFTPIETPAVERLEVLQAKGNQGDNIIYGIEPILPPNRQAEKDKSGETGSEARALKFDQTVPLAAYIARHLNELNFPFARYQMDMVFRGERAKDGRFRQFRQCDIDVVGRRELSLIYDAQMPAIITEIFDAINIGDFLIRINNRKILTGFFQSLGVAENQIKSCIGIIDNLEKIGEAKVKQELEKEGISAEQTQKVIDFIKIDGGIDDVLDKLKHLSQNLPEAAQFNLGVSELETVVAGVRNLGVADKRFCIDLSIARGLNYYTGTVYETTLIGHEALGSICSGGRYEELVGMFLGEKMPGVGISIGLTRLISRLLKAGILNTLAATPAQVMVVNMQDDLMPIYLQVSQNLRQAGINVITNFDKRPLGKQFQLADKQGIQFCVIIGADEAAAQKSSLKDLQTGEQVEVPLTDLAQEVKRRLVSK; from the coding sequence ATGGCAAAAATTGATAAGATTAATTTCTCGACTCCTAGTGGATTTCCAGAATTTTTACCTAGTGAAAAGCGGTTGGAGTCATATTTATTAGATGTTATTCGGAAAGTTTATGAGAGTTATGGTTTTACACCAATTGAGACTCCAGCAGTTGAACGCTTAGAAGTTTTGCAAGCTAAGGGTAATCAAGGTGACAATATTATTTATGGAATTGAGCCGATATTACCGCCAAATCGTCAAGCCGAAAAGGATAAATCTGGTGAAACAGGTTCAGAAGCCAGGGCATTAAAGTTTGATCAAACTGTGCCTTTGGCTGCGTATATTGCCCGGCATTTAAATGAATTGAATTTTCCGTTTGCTCGTTATCAAATGGATATGGTTTTTCGCGGGGAAAGGGCAAAGGATGGTCGGTTTCGGCAGTTTCGTCAGTGTGATATTGATGTTGTCGGGCGGCGTGAACTCAGTTTAATATATGATGCTCAAATGCCTGCTATTATCACTGAAATATTTGATGCAATTAATATTGGTGATTTTTTGATACGCATTAATAATCGCAAAATTCTGACAGGTTTTTTTCAATCATTGGGAGTTGCTGAGAATCAAATTAAGTCTTGTATTGGGATTATTGATAATTTAGAAAAAATTGGTGAAGCTAAGGTCAAACAAGAGTTAGAAAAAGAGGGTATCTCAGCAGAACAAACACAAAAAGTGATTGATTTTATTAAAATTGATGGTGGCATAGACGATGTTTTAGATAAACTCAAGCATCTGTCACAAAACTTACCCGAAGCGGCACAGTTTAATCTGGGTGTGAGTGAGTTGGAAACAGTAGTCGCAGGTGTACGCAATTTAGGAGTTGCTGACAAGCGGTTTTGCATTGATTTATCAATTGCTCGTGGTTTAAATTACTATACTGGTACAGTTTACGAAACTACTCTCATCGGACACGAAGCTTTGGGTAGTATCTGTTCTGGTGGTAGGTATGAAGAATTAGTGGGAATGTTTTTAGGTGAGAAAATGCCTGGTGTGGGTATTTCCATCGGTTTAACTCGCTTAATTAGCAGATTACTAAAAGCAGGTATTCTCAACACTTTAGCTGCAACACCAGCACAAGTAATGGTGGTGAATATGCAAGATGATTTAATGCCAATTTATCTCCAGGTATCCCAAAATTTGCGTCAGGCGGGAATTAATGTAATCACTAACTTTGATAAACGTCCCTTGGGTAAACAATTTCAGTTAGCTGATAAACAAGGCATTCAATTTTGTGTAATTATTGGTGCAGATGAAGCCGCCGCACAAAAGTCATCACTCAAAGATTTGCAAACAGGTGAGCAAGTAGAAGTTCCACTCACAGATTTAGCTCAAGAGGTTAAACGTAGGCTGGTAAGTAAGTGA
- the aroA gene encoding 3-phosphoshikimate 1-carboxyvinyltransferase encodes MDTIAIPSLNRPVDAIVEIPGSKSITNRALLVAALAEGDSVLENALFSEDSEYFAKCVEQLGIPITLNSQLAQIQVAGKGGEIPTKQADLFVGLAGTAARFITALVALGEGEYRLDGVPRMRERPMGDLVNVLQASGARVDFEGNPGFMPYTIYGQHFAGGHIRLKANQTSQQLSALLMIAPYAKQDTTIEVEGTLVSQSYVKMTCRLMADFGVEVNQTDDNQFHIRAGQRYQARNYTIEPDASNASYFFAAAAVTGGRVRVNHLTKQSCQGDILWLDVLERMGCQIIEGENYTEVVGPEQLQGIDVDMNDMSDLVQTLGAIAPFAISPVTIRNVEHIRYKETERIHAVVTELRRLGVTVEEFTDGMKIQPSPITPAAIETYHDHRMAMAFAVTGLKVPGIVINNPGCTAKTFPDYFTRFWQMIEN; translated from the coding sequence GTGGACACCATCGCCATTCCCTCTCTAAACCGTCCGGTAGATGCGATAGTAGAGATTCCTGGTTCTAAAAGTATTACTAATCGGGCTTTGCTCGTTGCTGCTTTAGCCGAAGGTGATTCTGTTCTCGAAAATGCTTTATTTAGTGAAGATAGCGAGTATTTTGCTAAATGTGTAGAGCAACTAGGGATTCCCATTACTCTAAATTCTCAACTAGCTCAGATTCAAGTGGCTGGTAAGGGAGGGGAAATTCCTACTAAACAAGCAGATTTGTTTGTGGGTTTAGCGGGAACGGCTGCAAGATTTATTACAGCATTGGTGGCGTTAGGGGAAGGCGAGTATCGTTTGGACGGTGTACCTCGGATGCGAGAACGACCGATGGGGGATTTGGTAAACGTGCTACAAGCAAGTGGAGCTAGGGTTGACTTTGAGGGTAACCCAGGTTTTATGCCTTATACTATCTACGGTCAGCATTTTGCTGGCGGTCATATTCGCTTAAAAGCTAACCAAACTAGTCAGCAACTTTCAGCATTGTTGATGATCGCACCTTATGCCAAGCAGGATACAACTATCGAGGTTGAGGGTACACTAGTTTCTCAATCTTACGTGAAAATGACTTGTCGCCTCATGGCAGATTTTGGTGTAGAAGTCAACCAAACTGACGATAATCAATTTCATATTCGCGCAGGTCAGCGTTACCAAGCTAGAAACTATACTATAGAACCTGACGCTTCCAATGCTTCTTACTTTTTTGCGGCGGCGGCTGTCACTGGTGGACGAGTACGAGTTAACCATTTGACCAAACAATCTTGTCAGGGTGATATTCTTTGGTTAGATGTTTTAGAACGGATGGGTTGTCAAATTATAGAAGGTGAAAATTACACCGAAGTTGTAGGGCCAGAGCAATTACAAGGCATCGACGTGGATATGAATGATATGTCGGATTTAGTGCAAACATTGGGAGCGATCGCCCCTTTTGCTATTTCACCTGTTACCATTCGTAATGTCGAACATATTCGCTATAAAGAAACAGAACGCATTCACGCGGTTGTCACTGAATTACGTCGCTTAGGTGTCACAGTTGAAGAATTTACTGATGGCATGAAGATTCAACCTAGTCCAATTACCCCAGCAGCCATAGAAACCTATCACGATCATCGCATGGCTATGGCATTTGCTGTCACTGGTTTGAAAGTTCCGGGGATTGTGATTAACAACCCTGGTTGTACAGCTAAGACTTTTCCTGATTACTTTACTCGATTCTGGCAAATGATAGAGAATTAG
- a CDS encoding nitrogenase component 1, translating to MKPSQEQINEPLDEFTTENEDKFGTQVPSPLDAHEDCAFDGAMFTLGKITDVAHLIHGPSGCINNWENRISFSSDSMLHKVRFTTDMEESDIIFGGAKKLHKAILELSRRYKPAAIFVYSTCVSALIGDDIHGACASAREQTGIPVIPVDSPGFVGRKNLGIRVASDTLLENVIGTAEPEFTTPLDINLISEYNVTSLVWDVLPLLDKLGIRVLAKITGDVKYQEICYAHRAKLNVVIGSKGLLKMAKKMEKLYDIPYVEASLDSWEDIHQCLRNIVARLGNSDLQITTEKLIAEATSILDTKLAAYRVTMQGKKIIIYADNLHDLSLISAAKTLGMDVIIIANKKMKVAEKIKIKNLLNRDVIVLQQESIEEVMQIIEHDQAQMLIASVAHRLQFAARLTKIPFLDINQVFNHAHMGYTGIFTVAQQLYATLYSPVWQQVSQAAPWE from the coding sequence ATGAAACCTAGCCAAGAACAAATTAACGAACCATTGGATGAATTCACTACTGAAAATGAAGATAAATTCGGTACACAAGTACCTTCACCATTAGATGCTCATGAGGATTGTGCTTTTGATGGTGCAATGTTTACTCTTGGAAAAATTACTGATGTAGCTCATTTAATTCACGGGCCAAGTGGTTGTATAAACAATTGGGAAAATCGTATTAGCTTCTCTTCTGATTCTATGTTGCATAAAGTCCGTTTTACTACTGATATGGAAGAGAGCGATATTATTTTTGGTGGGGCAAAAAAACTCCACAAAGCTATTTTGGAATTGAGCCGACGTTACAAACCTGCTGCAATTTTTGTTTATTCTACTTGTGTCTCTGCTTTGATTGGTGATGATATTCATGGAGCTTGTGCAAGCGCTAGAGAACAAACTGGTATTCCTGTTATTCCTGTAGATTCTCCTGGCTTTGTTGGACGTAAAAATTTAGGTATACGAGTTGCTAGTGACACTTTACTAGAAAACGTTATTGGTACAGCAGAACCAGAATTTACTACACCATTAGATATCAACTTAATTAGTGAATATAACGTCACTAGTTTAGTATGGGATGTCTTACCACTACTAGATAAGTTAGGCATCCGAGTTTTAGCAAAAATTACAGGTGATGTTAAGTATCAGGAAATCTGTTATGCCCATCGAGCTAAACTCAATGTTGTTATTGGCTCGAAAGGTTTGCTAAAAATGGCAAAAAAAATGGAGAAGTTATATGATATTCCCTATGTTGAAGCATCTCTTGATAGTTGGGAGGATATTCACCAATGTCTGCGAAATATTGTTGCTAGACTAGGTAATTCTGACTTACAAATAACCACTGAAAAGCTAATTGCCGAAGCAACTAGTATTTTAGATACCAAGCTAGCAGCTTATCGAGTAACAATGCAAGGTAAAAAGATCATTATTTATGCCGATAATCTGCATGATTTGTCGTTAATATCAGCAGCAAAAACTTTAGGTATGGATGTTATTATCATTGCCAATAAAAAGATGAAAGTGGCAGAGAAAATCAAAATTAAAAACTTACTAAATAGGGATGTTATTGTCCTGCAACAAGAGAGCATAGAAGAAGTGATGCAGATCATTGAGCATGATCAAGCTCAAATGTTAATTGCTAGCGTAGCTCATCGTCTACAATTTGCCGCTAGGTTGACAAAGATTCCTTTTCTCGACATTAATCAAGTATTTAATCATGCCCACATGGGTTACACGGGAATTTTCACAGTAGCACAACAATTGTACGCCACTCTCTACAGCCCTGTATGGCAACAAGTCAGTCAAGCTGCGCCTTGGGAATAG